In Zingiber officinale cultivar Zhangliang chromosome 1A, Zo_v1.1, whole genome shotgun sequence, a genomic segment contains:
- the LOC122037897 gene encoding low-temperature-induced cysteine proteinase-like: MDFARSLPFSAVIVIALISFLLISPTSLAYSDLFESWIKAHGKRYSSEGEKLARFRAFQDNLAFVDAHNADGNSSYELGLNSFADLLSHEFRAARLGLSAGLAAPRANRSMFWGSYGSIPSSLDWRNDGAVTSVKDQGSCGDCWAFSATGAIEGINKIVTGSLVSLSEQELCDCDQSYNNGCNGGLMDYAFKWVIQNHGIDTEDDYPYQAKQRTCLKNKLKRRVVTIDGYKDIPPNNEKLLLQAVAQQPVSVGICGSERSFQLYAKGIFTGPCSTALDHAVLIVGYGSENGVDYWIVKNSWGKSWGMNGYMHMLRNSNDSYGMCGINMLASFPTKTSPNPPPAPPPGPTKCSALTYCPAGSTCCCSWRIFSLCLSWSCCDLENAVCCKDDRYCCPSDYPICDTSGAQCLKRTGNITAIRATERKASFTKSGSWKDLIEAWDA, encoded by the exons ATGGACTTCGCTCGATCGCTTCCCTTCTCGGCGGTGATCGTCATCGCCCTCATCTCCTTCCTCCTCATCTCGCCTACCTCCCTCGCCTACTCCGATCTCTTCGAGTCCTGGATCAAGGCGCACGGCAAGCGCTACTCCTCCGAGGGGGAGAAGCTCGCCCGGTTCCGTGCCTTCCAGGACAACCTTGCCTTCGTCGACGCGCACAACGCCGATGGGAACTCTTCTTACGAGCTCGGCCTCAACTCCTTCGCTGATTTGCTTTCACACGAATTCCGGGCGGCCCGACTGGGCCTCAGCGCCGGCCTTGCTGCGCCGCGGGCAAATCGAAGTATGTTCTGGGGATCCTACGGAAGTATTCCTTCTTCATTAGATTGGAGGAATGATGGAGCTGTCACTTCGGTCAAGGATCAGGGGAGCTGCG GTGATTGTTGGGCCTTCTCAGCCACTGGTGCAATTGAAGGAATAAACAAGATAGTCACTGGATCTTTGGTCAGTCTATCAGAACAGGAGTTATGTGATTGTGATCAAAGTTACAATAATGGTTGCAATGGTGGTCTCATGGACTATGCTTTCAAGTGGGTGATTCAAAATCATGGAATTGATACAGAGGATGATTACCCTTATCAAGCGAAGCAAAGAACCTGCTTAAAGAACAAG CTAAAGCGTCGAGTTGTAACAATAGATGGCTACAAAGATATTCCTCCAAATAATGAAAAGCTATTACTTCAAGCTGTTGCTCAACAACCTGTTAGTGTTGGAATTTGTGGAAGTGAGAGATCATTCCAACTATATGCAAAG GGGATCTTTACTGGCCCTTGCTCAACTGCACTGGATCATGCTGTACTGATTGTAGGATATGGTTCAGAAAATGGAGTAGATTATTGGATTGTGAAAAATTCTTGGGGGAAAAGCTGGGGAATGAATGGATACATGCACATGCTTCGGAATAGTAATGATTCTTATGGCATGTGTGGGATTAATATGCTAGCCTCCTTTCCAACAAAAACTTCTCCAAATCCTCCTCCTGCACCACCTCCAGGTCCAACTAAGTGCAGTGCGCTAACCTATTGCCCAGCAGGAAGCACATGCTGTTGTAGTTGGCGGATATTCAGTCTCTGTCTCTCATGGAGTTGCTGTGACCTTGAGAATGCAGTCTGCTGCAAAGATGACCGATATTGCTGCCCATCTGATTATCCTATCTGTGATACCAGTGGCGCGCAGTGTTTGAAG CGAACTGGAAATATAACTGCTATAAGAGCCACTGAAAGGAAAGCCTCTTTCACTAAGTCAGGATCATGGAAAGATCTGATTGAGGCATGGGATGCTTAA
- the LOC122037895 gene encoding purple acid phosphatase-like: MGRWRQAPRPLGLLLAAILVGIVGRCDGGISSAYVRKAEKTIDMPLDSDVFRVPPGYNAPQQVHITQGDLDGTAMIISWVTEDEPGSSEVLYGTDENNLDLSAEGLYTRYKFYNYTSGYIHHCTISNLKHDTKYYYAIGIGDAIRKFWFISPPEVGPDVPYTFGLIGDLGQSYDSNITLAHYESNPNAQAVLFLGDLSYADKYPYHDNVRWDTWGRFVERNAAYQPWIWTAGNHEIDYAPELGETIQFKPYTHRYWTPFESSGSTEPYWYSIKMASAHIIVVASYSAYGRYSPQFKWLEAELPKVNRSLTPWLIVLMHAPWYNSYNYHYMEGESMRVMYESWFLKYKVDVVFAGHVHAYERSYRVSNIAYNIVNGKCDPVPDESAPVYITVGDGGNLEGLSTNMTEPQPSYSAFRESSFGHAIFEIKNRTHAYYTWHRNDDGNAVAADSMWFYNRYWQTAETTSAV, encoded by the exons ATGGGGAGGTGGCGGCAAGCTCCTCGCCCACTCGGGCTTCTCTTGGCCGCGATCTTGGTGGGAATAGTGGGTCGATGCGATGGAGGGATCAGCAGCGCTTATGTGAGGAAGGCGGAGAAGACCATTGACATGCCGCTCGACAGCGATGTGTTCCGAGTGCCGCCGGGTTACAACGCACCGCAGCAG GTGCACATTACCCAAGGTGATCTTGATGGCACTGCCATGATCATATCATGGGTGACTGAGGATGAACCTGGCTCCAGTGAAGTACTCTATGGGACTGATGAGAATAATCTTGATTTATCGGCCGAAGGCTTATATACTCGATACAAGTTTTACAACTACACCTCAGGCTACATCCATCATTGTACTATCAGCAATTTGAAG CACGATACTAAATACTACTATGCTATTGGAATTGGAGATGCAATTCGAAAATTCTGGTTCATAAGTCCACCTGAAGTTGGTCCAGATGTTCCTTACACTTTCGGTCTTATTG GTGATCTAGGACAGAGTTATGACTCTAACATCACTTTAGCTCATTATGAGTCAAATCCAAATGCACAAGCAGTTCTATTTCTTGGTGACCTTTCTTATGCTGATAAATATCCATACCATGACAATGTTAGATGGGATACGTGGGGGAGATTTGTCGAGAGAAATGCTGCATATCAACCTTGGATTTGGACAGCAGGAAATCATGAGATTGATTATGCTCCAGAACTA GGTGAAACAATACAGTTTAAGCCATACACGCACAGATACTGGACTCCTTTTGAATCATCAGGCAGTACAGAGCCATATTGGTACTCTATCAAGATGGCATCAGCACACATTATTGTTGTGGCATCATATTCAGCATATG GTAGATACAGTCCTCAGTTCAAATGGCTTGAAGCAGAACTGCCCAAGGTGAATAGGAGCTTGACACCATGGTTGATTGTTCTAATGCATGCGCCATGGTACAACAGCTACAATTATCACTATATGGAAGGGGAATCTATGAGAGTGATGTATGAATCATGGTTTCTCAAATACAAAGTTGATGTTGTATTCGCTGGTCATGTCCATGCCTATGAACGTAGT tatagagtatcgaATATCGCTTACAATATAGTGAATGGTAAATGTGACCCAGTTCCTGACGAATCAGCCCCTGTATATATCACTGTCGGCGATGGAGGGAATCTCGAAGGGCTTTCTACCAA TATGACAGAGCCGCAGCCAAGTTACTCGGCTTTCAGAGAATCAAGCTTTGGCCATGCTATCTTCGAGATCAAGAATAGAACACATGCTTACTATACCTGGCATAGAAACGATGATGGAAATGCTGTCGCCGCCGACTCAATGTGGTTCTACAACAGATACTGGCAGACCGCTGAGACGACTTCAGCCGTGTAA